A single Bifidobacterium scardovii JCM 12489 = DSM 13734 DNA region contains:
- a CDS encoding acetylornithine transaminase: MAAEQTAEETLGAEDAKWLGEYSQVHMNVFGTPLRVMDHGAGAHVWDVDGNEYLDFLAGIAVNSIGYAHPKWVAAVAEQAAKVAHTSNYFATEPQIRLAAKLVELAGAPAGSHVYFGNSGAEGNEAAIKLAKLYGRTLPGALPAIGGKPARIIALTHGFHGRTLGALSATWKPVIRKPFEPLVPNIEFVEAGDPVALYEAFAQTGKGRYGKGPVAAVIMELIQGEAGVRPLGADYVKKARQMCDRNNALLIIDEVQTGMGRTGSWFAFQREDLSGGITPDIVTFAKGVAGGFPMGGMIAFGKELSDLFTPGSHGSTFAGNPLGTAAALATIGVIEDEHLVANAEERGAQLRAGIMAAGNPLFEYARGRGLLDAVQLTRPCAHAAMNWALEHGLIVNAVAPDALRLAPPLIVSAKDVDDAIAILAQIPADLPND, translated from the coding sequence ATGGCTGCTGAGCAAACAGCTGAGGAAACCCTGGGCGCCGAGGACGCCAAATGGCTGGGGGAGTATTCCCAGGTCCACATGAACGTGTTCGGCACGCCGCTGCGCGTCATGGACCACGGCGCCGGAGCGCACGTCTGGGACGTCGACGGCAACGAATACCTCGACTTCCTGGCCGGCATCGCCGTCAACTCGATCGGCTACGCGCACCCCAAGTGGGTCGCGGCCGTGGCCGAGCAGGCCGCGAAGGTGGCGCACACCAGCAACTACTTCGCCACCGAGCCGCAGATCAGGCTCGCCGCCAAGCTCGTCGAGCTCGCCGGTGCCCCCGCCGGATCGCATGTGTACTTCGGCAATTCCGGCGCCGAAGGCAACGAGGCGGCGATCAAGCTCGCCAAGCTGTACGGCCGCACGCTGCCCGGCGCGCTGCCGGCCATCGGAGGCAAGCCGGCCCGCATCATCGCGCTCACCCACGGATTCCACGGCCGCACGCTCGGCGCGCTGTCGGCCACGTGGAAGCCCGTGATCCGCAAGCCGTTCGAGCCGCTGGTGCCCAACATCGAGTTCGTGGAAGCCGGCGACCCCGTGGCGCTTTACGAGGCCTTCGCCCAGACCGGCAAGGGCCGGTACGGCAAGGGGCCGGTGGCCGCGGTCATCATGGAACTGATCCAGGGCGAGGCCGGTGTGCGCCCGCTCGGCGCGGACTACGTGAAAAAGGCCCGCCAGATGTGCGACAGGAACAACGCGCTGCTCATCATCGACGAGGTGCAGACCGGCATGGGCCGCACCGGCTCCTGGTTCGCGTTCCAGCGCGAGGACCTGTCCGGCGGTATCACCCCCGACATCGTCACCTTCGCCAAGGGCGTGGCCGGCGGCTTCCCGATGGGCGGCATGATCGCCTTCGGCAAGGAGCTGTCCGACCTGTTCACCCCGGGCTCCCACGGGTCGACCTTCGCGGGCAACCCGCTGGGCACCGCAGCGGCGCTCGCCACCATCGGCGTGATCGAGGACGAGCATCTGGTCGCCAACGCCGAGGAGCGCGGCGCGCAGTTGCGTGCCGGCATCATGGCCGCCGGCAACCCGCTGTTCGAATACGCGCGCGGCCGCGGCCTGCTCGACGCCGTCCAGCTCACCCGCCCGTGCGCGCACGCCGCGATGAACTGGGCCCTGGAGCATGGCCTGATCGTCAACGCCGTGGCGCCGGACGCCCTGCGTCTCGCGCCGCCGCTGATCGTCAGCGCCAAGGACGTCGACGACGCCATCGCCATCCTCGCCCAGATCCCCGCCGACCTGCCCAACGACTGA
- a CDS encoding arginine repressor yields MSDSTPSLQRPATRAARLSVIEKILLSHVITSQSQLSGILSDEGIDVTQATLSRDLDEINAMKTRLADGTIAYTVGEPPSQDAGEAGVGAKAELQMSRVLSGLVTSVASAKNLVVVHTPSGAAQYVASVVDKQPIAGVLGTIAGDDTVMVICSDDGVAADRAQWLLGIASKS; encoded by the coding sequence ATGAGCGACTCCACCCCGTCACTGCAGCGGCCCGCGACGCGCGCCGCGCGTCTGAGCGTCATCGAGAAGATCCTGCTCAGCCACGTCATCACGTCGCAGTCGCAGCTTTCCGGCATTCTCTCCGACGAGGGCATCGACGTGACCCAGGCGACGCTCAGCCGCGATCTCGACGAGATCAACGCGATGAAGACCCGGCTCGCCGACGGCACGATCGCCTATACGGTAGGCGAGCCGCCAAGCCAGGACGCCGGCGAAGCGGGGGTCGGCGCCAAGGCCGAGCTGCAGATGTCCCGCGTGCTCTCCGGGCTGGTCACCTCGGTGGCCTCTGCCAAGAACCTCGTCGTCGTGCACACGCCGTCCGGCGCGGCGCAGTACGTGGCGAGCGTGGTCGACAAGCAGCCGATCGCCGGGGTATTGGGCACCATCGCCGGCGACGACACCGTGATGGTGATCTGCTCGGACGACGGGGTTGCCGCCGACCGGGCGCAGTGGCTGCTCGGCATCGCGTCCAAGAGCTGA
- the argC gene encoding N-acetyl-gamma-glutamyl-phosphate reductase has translation MAKYTVAVAGATGYAGGEALRILAAHPDFDVTCVAGHSSAGDKLGKHMPHIPQLADLTVEDTTPEALNGHDVIVLALPHGASGALAARLDPESVVVDLGADHRLEERSAWDEYYGGDFYEHWTYGMPELITGRHADGTYSRQREALPGTKRIAGPGCNVTATTLALQPGVAEGLVDPKDIVVDLVVGYSGAGKNLKRTNLLAAEAFGSAAPYSVGGTHRHIPEVLQNFAHAAGLGASEASRFTLGFTPVLAPMARGILASVSARLSDRALAMSDDEIRAVWTRAYAGEDFMVMLPTGVMPATANVIGSNAAHLQVAVDRKAGRLLAFAAIDNLNRGTAGQAVQSLNIALGLPEDAGLTKIGVAP, from the coding sequence ATGGCCAAATACACGGTAGCCGTGGCCGGCGCGACCGGTTACGCCGGAGGCGAGGCGCTGCGCATTCTCGCGGCGCATCCCGACTTCGACGTGACCTGCGTGGCCGGCCATTCGTCGGCGGGGGACAAGCTCGGCAAGCATATGCCGCATATTCCGCAGCTCGCCGACCTGACCGTCGAGGACACCACCCCCGAAGCGCTCAACGGGCACGACGTGATCGTGCTCGCCCTGCCGCACGGCGCGTCGGGCGCGTTGGCGGCCCGGCTCGACCCGGAATCCGTGGTGGTCGACCTGGGCGCCGACCACCGTCTCGAGGAGCGGTCCGCGTGGGACGAGTACTACGGCGGCGACTTCTACGAGCATTGGACCTACGGCATGCCCGAGCTGATCACCGGCCGCCATGCCGACGGAACGTACTCGCGCCAGCGCGAGGCGCTTCCCGGCACCAAGCGTATCGCCGGCCCCGGCTGCAACGTCACGGCCACCACGCTGGCCCTGCAGCCCGGCGTGGCCGAAGGGCTGGTCGACCCGAAGGACATCGTCGTCGATCTGGTCGTCGGATACTCGGGGGCGGGCAAGAACCTCAAACGCACCAACCTGCTGGCGGCCGAGGCCTTCGGTTCGGCGGCGCCGTACTCGGTAGGCGGCACGCACCGCCACATCCCCGAAGTGCTGCAGAACTTCGCCCACGCCGCCGGCCTCGGCGCGTCGGAGGCCTCGCGCTTCACCTTGGGCTTCACGCCGGTCCTGGCGCCGATGGCGCGCGGCATCCTCGCCTCCGTCTCGGCGCGGCTGTCCGACAGGGCGCTGGCGATGAGCGACGACGAGATCCGCGCGGTGTGGACCCGCGCCTATGCCGGCGAGGACTTTATGGTGATGCTGCCGACCGGCGTGATGCCGGCCACCGCCAACGTCATCGGGTCGAACGCGGCGCACCTGCAGGTGGCCGTGGACCGCAAGGCCGGTCGTCTGCTCGCCTTCGCGGCGATCGACAACCTCAACCGCGGCACGGCCGGGCAGGCCGTGCAATCGCTGAACATCGCACTGGGACTTCCCGAGGATGCAGGACTGACCAAGATCGGAGTGGCACCATGA
- the argB gene encoding acetylglutamate kinase, protein MGKELKGPGFHFDVHTDLRADQKAEVLIEALPWLEEFAGQRIVVKYGGNAMIDDHLKQCFAEDMVFLRQVGLHPVVVHGGGPQISQMLKALGIKSEFKGGLRVTTPEAMDVVRMVLTGKVSRELVGLINAHGPFAVGLSGEDGALFSAMQRKPVIDGKPTDVGLVGDVVSVDASAVEDLINAGRIPVVSSVAPNEDDATEVLNVNADSAAAALAAALGARKLVVLTDVDGLYADWPDRNSLIGRIGVENLRDMLPDLESGMRPKMEACVRAIDGGVPQAHIIDGRKPHSILNEIFTTAGIGTMVVPEDGVEMRSSYGC, encoded by the coding sequence ATGGGTAAGGAATTGAAGGGACCCGGATTCCATTTCGACGTGCACACCGACCTGCGCGCCGACCAGAAGGCCGAAGTGCTCATCGAGGCGCTGCCGTGGCTCGAGGAGTTCGCCGGGCAGCGCATCGTCGTCAAGTACGGCGGCAACGCGATGATCGACGACCATCTCAAGCAGTGCTTCGCGGAGGACATGGTGTTCCTGCGCCAGGTCGGCCTGCACCCGGTCGTCGTGCACGGGGGAGGCCCGCAGATCTCGCAGATGCTCAAGGCGCTCGGCATCAAGTCCGAGTTCAAGGGCGGCCTGCGCGTCACCACGCCCGAAGCGATGGACGTGGTGCGCATGGTGCTCACCGGCAAGGTGTCGCGCGAGCTCGTGGGCCTGATCAACGCGCACGGCCCGTTCGCGGTCGGCCTGTCCGGCGAGGACGGCGCGCTGTTCTCCGCGATGCAGCGCAAGCCGGTCATCGACGGCAAGCCCACCGACGTCGGCCTGGTCGGCGATGTGGTCAGCGTCGACGCCTCGGCGGTCGAGGACCTCATCAACGCCGGCCGCATCCCGGTCGTCTCGTCGGTCGCCCCCAACGAGGACGACGCCACCGAGGTGCTCAACGTCAACGCCGATTCGGCCGCCGCCGCGCTGGCCGCGGCGCTCGGCGCGCGCAAGCTCGTGGTGCTCACCGACGTGGACGGCCTGTACGCCGACTGGCCCGACCGCAATTCGCTCATCGGCCGCATCGGCGTGGAGAACCTGCGCGACATGCTGCCCGATCTGGAGAGCGGCATGCGGCCTAAGATGGAGGCATGCGTGCGCGCGATCGACGGAGGCGTGCCCCAGGCGCACATCATCGACGGACGCAAGCCGCATTCCATCCTGAACGAGATTTTCACCACCGCGGGCATCGGCACGATGGTCGTTCCCGAGGATGGTGTGGAAATGAGGAGCTCATATGGCTGCTGA
- the argJ gene encoding bifunctional glutamate N-acetyltransferase/amino-acid acetyltransferase ArgJ, translating to MSVTFAQGFSAAGVAAGISSVAGKKDLALVVNNGPLDAAAGVFTFNRFCAAPVQWSRKAVANGHVKAVILNSGGANACTGQAGYEQSKATAETVAALLGTEPGDIAVCSTGLIGELLPLDNVLAGAKAAYGQLSDTAEAGAVASRAIMTTDTKPKTVEVQGAGYRIGGMVKGSGMIAPQLATMLCVITTDAVVGAGQLQAALNAGVDTSFNRIDVDGCMSTNDTVLLLASGASGVEPDPDEFNALVHKACASLARQIIGDGEGASHDIRITVTGATSEGAALACARAVAASNLLKCAISGNDPNWGRIVSSLGTVPLDVAPYDSDKVTVDVNGVRICENGGAGRDRSEVDMTPREVHIDIDLNAGDAEATVWTDDLTHEYVHINADYES from the coding sequence ATGAGCGTAACGTTTGCACAAGGATTCTCCGCGGCCGGCGTGGCCGCGGGCATCTCCTCGGTGGCCGGCAAGAAGGATCTGGCGCTGGTCGTCAACAACGGCCCGCTGGACGCGGCGGCCGGCGTATTCACCTTCAACCGCTTCTGCGCGGCGCCGGTGCAGTGGTCGCGCAAGGCCGTGGCCAACGGCCACGTCAAGGCCGTGATCCTCAACTCGGGCGGCGCCAACGCCTGCACCGGGCAGGCCGGATACGAGCAGTCGAAGGCCACCGCCGAGACGGTCGCCGCGCTGCTCGGCACCGAGCCGGGCGACATCGCCGTATGCTCCACCGGCCTGATCGGCGAGCTGCTGCCCCTGGACAACGTGCTTGCCGGGGCGAAGGCCGCGTACGGACAGCTGTCCGACACGGCCGAGGCCGGCGCGGTCGCCTCGCGCGCGATCATGACCACCGATACCAAGCCCAAGACCGTCGAGGTGCAGGGCGCCGGCTACCGCATCGGCGGCATGGTCAAGGGCTCGGGCATGATCGCGCCGCAGCTGGCCACCATGCTGTGCGTCATCACCACCGATGCCGTGGTCGGCGCCGGGCAGCTCCAGGCCGCGCTGAACGCCGGCGTGGACACGTCGTTCAACCGCATCGACGTGGACGGCTGCATGTCCACCAACGACACCGTGCTGCTGCTCGCCTCGGGTGCCTCCGGCGTGGAGCCCGATCCCGACGAGTTCAACGCGCTGGTGCATAAGGCGTGCGCCTCGCTCGCCCGCCAGATCATCGGCGACGGCGAGGGCGCGAGCCACGACATCCGCATCACCGTCACCGGCGCGACCAGCGAGGGCGCGGCCCTGGCCTGCGCCCGCGCCGTGGCCGCCTCGAATCTGCTCAAGTGCGCGATCAGCGGCAACGACCCGAACTGGGGCCGCATCGTCAGCTCGCTGGGCACCGTGCCGCTCGACGTGGCGCCCTACGATTCGGACAAGGTGACCGTCGACGTCAACGGCGTGCGCATCTGCGAGAACGGCGGTGCCGGGCGCGACCGCTCCGAGGTCGACATGACCCCGCGCGAGGTGCACATCGACATCGACCTGAACGCGGGGGACGCCGAGGCCACCGTCTGGACCGACGATCTGACCCACGAGTACGTGCACATCAACGCCGACTACGAAAGCTGA
- the argF gene encoding ornithine carbamoyltransferase, protein MTGQLRHMLRDDDVNHEEQKQILELGMKFRANRFYRQPFAGPQGVAVLFDKPSTRTRSSFSIGVAELGGYPLVIDKSGSQLGRGEPVADTARVLTRMAYGIVWRTFGQDRVEEMARYATCPVVNALTDEFHPCQILADFLTIAQFRGGVDALTGKTIAYLGDAANNMANSYLLGGAVAGMHVRVAGPYGYLPDAAIVADAERIAAENGGSILVTTDPKEAVAGADCVFTDTWVSMGEEAEYAVRSKPFWDYQVNDELMALAKPDALFQHCLPAYRGKEVTASVIDGPQSVVWDEAENRLHAQKALLTWLIGQQRGDESLLA, encoded by the coding sequence ATGACCGGTCAACTTCGCCATATGCTGCGCGACGACGATGTGAACCACGAGGAGCAGAAGCAGATCCTCGAACTCGGCATGAAGTTCCGCGCCAACCGTTTCTACCGCCAGCCCTTCGCCGGCCCGCAGGGCGTGGCCGTGCTCTTCGACAAGCCGAGCACCCGCACCCGCTCCAGCTTCTCGATCGGCGTCGCCGAGCTCGGCGGATACCCGCTGGTCATCGACAAGTCCGGCTCCCAGCTCGGGCGCGGCGAACCCGTGGCCGACACCGCCCGCGTGCTCACCCGCATGGCCTACGGCATCGTTTGGCGCACCTTCGGCCAGGACCGCGTCGAGGAGATGGCCCGGTACGCCACCTGCCCGGTGGTCAACGCGCTGACCGACGAGTTCCATCCCTGCCAGATCCTCGCCGACTTCCTGACCATCGCGCAGTTCCGCGGCGGCGTGGACGCGCTGACCGGCAAGACCATCGCCTACCTGGGCGACGCCGCCAACAACATGGCCAACTCCTACCTGCTTGGCGGCGCGGTCGCCGGCATGCACGTGCGCGTGGCCGGCCCCTACGGCTACCTGCCCGACGCGGCGATCGTGGCCGACGCCGAGCGCATCGCCGCCGAGAACGGCGGCTCGATCCTCGTCACCACCGATCCGAAGGAGGCCGTGGCCGGCGCCGACTGCGTGTTCACTGACACCTGGGTGTCGATGGGCGAGGAGGCCGAGTACGCGGTGCGCTCCAAGCCGTTCTGGGATTATCAGGTCAACGACGAGCTCATGGCGCTCGCCAAGCCGGACGCGCTGTTCCAGCACTGCCTGCCGGCGTACCGCGGCAAGGAGGTCACCGCGTCGGTGATCGACGGCCCGCAGTCCGTGGTGTGGGACGAGGCCGAGAACCGTCTGCACGCGCAGAAGGCGCTGCTCACCTGGCTGATCGGCCAGCAGCGAGGCGACGAAAGCCTGCTGGCGTAG
- a CDS encoding argininosuccinate synthase: MTDNKRIVLAYSGGLDTSVAISYLKERTGKDVVAVSLDVGQGGESLETIKERALACGAVESYVVDARDEFANEYCMKALKANAMYEGVYPLVSAISRPLISKHLVRAAHQFGADTISHGCTGKGNDQVRFEVSIASIDPTLKAISPIRDLSLTRDVEIAFAKEHKLPITQTEKSPYSIDQNVWGRAIETGFLEDPWNGPTKDCYSYTDDPAFPPVEDEVVIEFKQGVPVKIDGRDVTPLQAIEEMNRRAGAQGIGRIDLIEDRLVGIKSRELYEAPGAVALIAAHQELENCCLEREQHRIKRDIDKRWAELVYDAQWFSPAVRSLNAFIEETQQYVSGEIRMTLHGGRAVVTGRRSDSSLYDYKLATYDSGDTFDQKSSNGFIDIYGLPSRVAAARDVKFGNGIEVPTNTVE; this comes from the coding sequence ATGACCGATAACAAGCGTATCGTCCTCGCCTATTCCGGCGGCCTGGACACCTCCGTCGCCATCTCGTACCTCAAGGAGCGCACGGGCAAGGACGTCGTCGCCGTGTCCCTCGACGTCGGCCAGGGCGGCGAAAGCCTCGAGACCATCAAGGAGCGCGCCCTCGCCTGCGGCGCCGTCGAATCCTACGTGGTCGACGCCCGCGACGAGTTCGCCAACGAATACTGCATGAAGGCCCTGAAGGCCAATGCCATGTACGAGGGCGTGTACCCGCTGGTCTCCGCCATCTCGCGACCGCTGATCTCCAAGCATCTGGTGCGCGCCGCCCACCAGTTCGGCGCCGACACCATCTCGCACGGCTGCACCGGCAAGGGCAACGACCAGGTGCGCTTCGAGGTATCCATCGCCTCGATCGACCCGACCCTGAAGGCCATCAGCCCGATCCGCGACCTGTCGCTGACCCGCGACGTGGAGATCGCCTTCGCCAAGGAGCACAAGCTCCCGATCACGCAGACCGAGAAGAGTCCGTACTCCATCGACCAGAACGTGTGGGGCCGCGCCATCGAGACCGGCTTCCTCGAGGATCCGTGGAACGGTCCGACCAAGGACTGCTACTCCTACACCGACGACCCGGCATTCCCGCCCGTCGAGGACGAGGTCGTCATCGAGTTCAAGCAGGGTGTCCCGGTCAAGATCGACGGCCGCGACGTCACCCCGCTGCAGGCCATCGAGGAGATGAACCGCCGCGCCGGCGCCCAGGGCATCGGCCGCATCGACCTGATCGAGGATCGTCTGGTCGGCATCAAGTCGCGCGAGCTGTACGAGGCCCCGGGCGCGGTGGCCCTGATCGCCGCCCATCAGGAGCTCGAGAACTGCTGTCTGGAGCGCGAGCAGCACCGCATCAAGCGCGACATCGACAAGCGCTGGGCCGAGCTCGTCTACGACGCGCAGTGGTTCTCCCCGGCCGTCCGTTCGCTCAACGCCTTCATCGAGGAGACCCAGCAGTACGTCTCCGGCGAGATCCGCATGACCCTGCACGGCGGCCGCGCCGTGGTCACCGGCCGCCGCTCCGACAGCTCGCTGTACGACTACAAGCTGGCGACCTACGATTCGGGCGACACCTTCGACCAGAAGTCCTCCAACGGCTTCATCGACATCTACGGCCTGCCGTCCCGCGTGGCCGCGGCCCGCGACGTCAAGTTCGGCAACGGCATCGAGGTCCCGACCAACACCGTCGAGTAG